The Gammaproteobacteria bacterium genome window below encodes:
- the pepN gene encoding aminopeptidase N — protein MPKPRVLAVALLVIQCQACSLSTQSAIVQRDSSPVLTAEQARYRSGLVSDVRYHIDLALDADAPEYIGTVVAEFTLATARSQLSLDFKGGTVYAVEINSIESKVSYNGAWIGLESQYLQAGRNKVVIHYSHPYSSDGAGLQRTRDSEDGRVYVYTHFEPYDANRLFPCFDQPDLKARYRLTVSAPADWEVVSATSASAVTIMSPGIREWEFAESQPFSTYLFALHAGPYTVWEAQSGSVPLRLFARPTLARYVNADEWFELTRNGFGFYEKLFGIAYPFGKYDQLIVPDLNIGAMENVAAVTYNEFYVTRTTPTAEQRQRHAEVLLHEMAHMWFGNLVTPRWWDGLWLKEAFATHVSNLALQATTDFDNPAQRFFAGAKQRGYRADERQSRHPIDVQVEDTHIAFANFDAITYQKGAAALTQLSHFVGADAFAAGSRRYLADHAGGNTTLEDFITALEQSAGIDLAEWKEAWLRQAGVNTLSAKLQCQNGRISSLVLEQSAPGGVPLRPHRLQVALFDHSGRSTVIAVAAEGEHTAIDAAAGQQCPAMTLVNHGDWSFVRTDLDSTTLRNFGTTIIRIDDALARAMLWQSLAEMVRNARFSLSAYTNMVAQHAINEQDNLLALQLSRSMGDMQHFLLRAADDRKPLAAAALQQLEAAAWQALTAAPAGSQRQKIWLDAFVRLAMTPSHLQHLEAFLDGHRIPPGIDIDTDRRWDILTRLNAFAFGDHVARTDVQSLRDQSDRGRHRAISANVIRPDAQIKKAWIDGILGKADFMPLGQLRYGMRALFPLHQRALHEMFADQLLSALGRLGDSRDDAFLREFVRLIPRGCSDTSIQRLQGALAQPGKLHPILERGLRDTLEGDRRCLAMVQADANRQ, from the coding sequence ATGCCAAAGCCACGAGTCCTCGCGGTAGCGCTACTGGTCATACAGTGCCAGGCATGCTCGCTATCAACGCAATCAGCAATCGTGCAGCGCGATAGCTCACCGGTTCTGACCGCAGAGCAGGCGCGCTACCGGAGCGGCCTCGTTTCCGATGTGCGCTATCACATCGACCTGGCGCTGGATGCGGACGCGCCGGAATACATCGGCACCGTAGTCGCCGAATTTACGCTGGCCACCGCCCGGTCGCAGCTGTCGCTGGACTTCAAGGGCGGCACTGTTTACGCAGTTGAAATAAATAGTATTGAGAGCAAAGTCAGCTACAACGGCGCATGGATCGGACTCGAGTCGCAGTATCTGCAGGCCGGCCGGAACAAGGTCGTCATCCACTATTCACATCCCTATAGCAGCGATGGCGCCGGGCTGCAGCGGACCCGCGATTCAGAAGATGGCCGGGTCTACGTTTACACCCATTTTGAGCCATACGACGCGAACCGGCTCTTTCCGTGTTTTGACCAGCCGGATCTCAAGGCACGATATCGCCTCACGGTTTCTGCCCCTGCCGACTGGGAGGTAGTCAGTGCCACCAGCGCCAGCGCGGTCACCATCATGAGCCCCGGTATCCGCGAATGGGAATTTGCCGAGTCACAGCCCTTCAGTACCTACCTTTTTGCCCTGCATGCCGGGCCATATACCGTATGGGAGGCTCAGTCCGGTTCAGTGCCGCTGCGTCTTTTCGCGCGGCCTACGCTGGCACGTTACGTAAACGCCGATGAATGGTTCGAACTGACCCGCAATGGTTTCGGGTTTTACGAAAAACTGTTTGGCATCGCTTATCCGTTTGGCAAATACGACCAGCTGATCGTGCCGGACCTCAATATCGGCGCGATGGAAAACGTTGCCGCGGTTACCTACAACGAATTCTACGTAACCCGCACCACACCAACAGCAGAACAACGCCAGCGTCATGCGGAAGTGTTACTGCACGAAATGGCGCACATGTGGTTTGGCAACCTGGTTACACCACGCTGGTGGGACGGGCTGTGGCTGAAAGAGGCCTTTGCCACCCACGTATCAAATCTTGCACTGCAGGCAACAACCGATTTCGACAACCCGGCGCAGCGCTTCTTTGCCGGCGCGAAGCAAAGAGGGTACCGCGCTGACGAGCGCCAGAGCCGTCACCCGATCGATGTGCAGGTCGAGGATACTCATATAGCATTCGCCAACTTCGACGCCATCACCTACCAGAAAGGTGCTGCCGCTCTGACGCAGTTGTCGCACTTCGTCGGCGCCGATGCGTTTGCCGCCGGGTCACGACGGTATCTTGCCGATCATGCTGGCGGCAATACCACGCTGGAAGACTTCATTACGGCACTGGAACAAAGTGCCGGCATCGATCTTGCCGAATGGAAGGAGGCCTGGCTGCGACAGGCTGGCGTCAATACGCTTTCTGCAAAGCTGCAGTGCCAGAATGGCCGGATCAGCTCACTGGTACTGGAGCAGTCGGCCCCCGGTGGGGTTCCGCTGCGCCCGCACCGGCTACAGGTCGCCCTGTTTGATCATTCCGGCCGGTCAACTGTCATTGCCGTGGCGGCAGAAGGCGAGCACACCGCCATCGATGCGGCAGCCGGACAGCAATGCCCGGCCATGACGCTGGTCAACCATGGCGACTGGAGCTTCGTGCGCACTGACCTCGATAGCACGACGCTGCGCAACTTCGGCACGACTATCATCCGGATCGACGATGCTCTTGCGCGCGCGATGCTGTGGCAGAGCCTGGCGGAAATGGTGCGCAACGCCCGCTTTTCTCTAAGTGCTTATACCAACATGGTCGCGCAGCATGCCATTAACGAGCAGGACAATCTGCTGGCGCTGCAGCTGTCACGCAGCATGGGCGATATGCAGCATTTTCTGCTGCGCGCTGCCGACGACCGCAAGCCTCTTGCTGCAGCGGCCCTGCAGCAGCTGGAGGCAGCTGCATGGCAGGCCCTGACAGCGGCACCTGCTGGCAGCCAGCGCCAGAAGATCTGGCTCGACGCCTTCGTACGGCTGGCAATGACGCCCTCGCATCTGCAGCACCTGGAAGCATTTCTCGATGGTCACCGGATTCCGCCAGGCATCGACATCGATACCGACCGCCGCTGGGATATCCTCACACGCCTCAATGCATTCGCCTTTGGCGATCATGTGGCGCGCACAGATGTCCAGTCGTTGCGCGATCAGTCCGACCGTGGCCGCCACCGCGCGATAAGCGCCAACGTCATCCGGCCCGATGCACAGATAAAGAAGGCCTGGATTGATGGCATCCTCGGGAAAGCGGATTTCATGCCGCTCGGTCAGCTGCGCTACGGCATGCGCGCATTGTTTCCGCTGCATCAGCGTGCACTGCACGAAATGTTTGCCGATCAACTGCTGTCGGCGCTCGGCCGGCTTGGCGACAGTCGTGACGATGCCTTTCTGCGCGAATTCGTCCGTTTGATACCGCGTGGCTGCAGTGACACCAGTATCCAGCGTCTGCAGGGAGCGCTGGCGCAGCCCGGCAAGCTGCACCCGATACTGGAACGCGGGCTGCGCGATACCCTGGAAGGTGACCGCCGTTGCCTTGCGATGGTGCAGGCGGACGCAAACCGTCAGTAG
- a CDS encoding nuclear transport factor 2 family protein: protein MRVATLLLVVLLPACATVPDAVELQEQVAAIERGFAATMRERNFAAFQSYLADDAIFMAGKQPLRGKAAVSEVWARYFEGAAAPFSWQPETVVVQDSGRLALSTGPVYGRDGEQAGIFTSIWRRQADGHWRIIFDKGGCVCN from the coding sequence ATGCGAGTTGCTACGTTGTTACTGGTTGTATTGTTACCGGCCTGCGCCACCGTGCCTGACGCGGTTGAATTGCAGGAGCAGGTGGCCGCGATCGAGCGGGGATTCGCCGCCACCATGCGCGAGCGTAACTTTGCAGCTTTTCAGTCTTATCTCGCCGATGACGCGATATTCATGGCCGGCAAACAGCCCTTGCGTGGCAAGGCGGCGGTGTCTGAAGTGTGGGCGCGTTATTTTGAGGGCGCGGCTGCGCCGTTTTCGTGGCAGCCGGAAACAGTGGTGGTGCAGGATTCCGGCCGTCTCGCGCTGAGTACCGGACCGGTCTACGGCCGCGACGGTGAGCAAGCCGGTATATTCACCTCGATCTGGCGCCGCCAGGCCGATGGCCACTGGCGCATCATTTTCGACAAGGGCGGCTGTGTCTGCAACTGA
- a CDS encoding ABC transporter permease — protein sequence MNTTIQAISTAGLAISFVPAVLVVAILYRWCSTGGDAIYALVRMLIQLLLIGFVLVYIFAAENAWLILGVLSVMLVAASWIAMRPLRKKRPGLYLHAGVAILAGGGATLALVTQLVLDLQPWFMPQYVVPLAGMIFANSMNAVSLAGERFESDLAGGKDPDGCRAAALQAAMIPVINSLFAVGIVALPGMMTGQILSGVSPFIAAKYQIVVMCMIFGSAGLSAAIYLFMTEAMPPEDAATA from the coding sequence ATGAATACCACGATACAGGCGATTTCCACTGCCGGCCTGGCAATTTCTTTTGTGCCGGCCGTTCTGGTTGTGGCGATCCTGTATCGCTGGTGTAGTACGGGTGGGGATGCGATATACGCGCTGGTGCGTATGCTGATCCAGCTACTGCTGATCGGCTTTGTGCTGGTGTATATCTTCGCGGCCGAAAATGCCTGGCTGATACTGGGTGTGCTCTCAGTGATGCTGGTTGCCGCAAGCTGGATCGCAATGCGTCCGCTGCGCAAGAAACGGCCCGGGCTTTACCTGCACGCAGGCGTGGCGATTCTGGCAGGCGGCGGTGCGACGCTGGCGCTGGTCACGCAGCTGGTACTCGACCTGCAGCCATGGTTCATGCCGCAGTACGTGGTGCCGCTGGCAGGGATGATCTTCGCCAATTCCATGAACGCGGTCAGCCTGGCCGGCGAAAGGTTCGAGTCTGACCTGGCCGGTGGTAAAGACCCGGATGGCTGCCGGGCCGCCGCGCTGCAGGCGGCAATGATCCCGGTCATCAACTCATTGTTCGCCGTTGGTATCGTGGCATTGCCGGGGATGATGACGGGTCAGATACTCTCTGGCGTATCGCCATTTATTGCCGCCAAGTACCAGATCGTGGTCATGTGCATGATCTTCGGCTCTGCCGGTCTCTCGGCGGCAATTTACCTGTTCATGACCGAAGCAATGCCGCCAGAGGATGCGGCGACCGCGTGA
- the lon gene encoding endopeptidase La, which yields MDIEQDSDTETTEQPGPGSGIILASETLPPSISLLPVEARPFFPGQAIPLVINEQWEATIRAVLETEQKIVGIVLLRDGAAQPPVPTDFHRMGTACRLHRVQRADGQLQVLLEGLQRFRIGDWISRKQPYTASVTYFPETRYARAEEIKGYAVAIINTIKELLPLNPLYGEELQVFLQHFNPNEPSQLADFAAAMTTASRKELQEVLETVRILPRLERVLSLMNKELEVARSQMAIRKQVEEELQGRQREMFLREQLKAIQKELGISKDDRTAELDEFRERIAAREFPEHAKTRLDEEMKKLGMLETGSPEYAVTRNYLDWLTSLPWGVYTDDQFDLARARKVLDRDHEALDDVKQRIIEFLGVGIMRGEIAGSILLLVGPPGVGKTSLGRSIAEALGRDFYRFSVGGMRDEAEIKGHRRTYIGAMPGKFIQGIKETGSANPVIMLDEIDKIGASYRGDPASALLEVLDPEQNDSFLDHYLDVRFDLSKVLFICTANQLDTIPGPLLDRMETIRLSGYLTTEKLAIASRHLLPRQLQRAGIDKSKLRIDRAAVRLLIEGYAREAGVRKLEKQLGTIVRKAVIKLLEKTKPPIRVRKADVLEYLGRPVFRESKRMSGVGVVTGLAWTPLGGDTLAIEATRIHEFSRGFKLTGQLGDVMRESAEIAYSYSISHAERFDIDHDFFEKAYIHLHVPAGATPKDGPSAGITMTTALLSLASRRRIPAALAMTGEMTLTGKVLAVGGIREKVVAARRAKIKRIIMPEANEGDFEELPDYVRRGITAHFVADFTQVGEIIFPG from the coding sequence ATGGATATTGAACAGGATTCAGACACAGAAACCACCGAACAACCGGGCCCCGGCAGCGGCATCATTCTTGCCTCCGAGACTCTGCCACCGTCGATCAGCCTGCTGCCCGTCGAGGCGCGGCCGTTCTTTCCCGGACAGGCGATACCGCTGGTAATAAATGAGCAATGGGAAGCCACGATACGCGCGGTGCTCGAGACTGAGCAAAAGATAGTAGGGATTGTGCTGTTGCGTGACGGCGCCGCGCAGCCGCCGGTACCGACTGATTTTCACCGCATGGGGACCGCCTGCCGGCTGCACCGGGTGCAGCGCGCCGATGGCCAGCTGCAGGTACTGCTCGAGGGGCTGCAGCGCTTTCGTATCGGCGACTGGATATCACGTAAACAACCCTATACCGCCAGCGTGACCTATTTCCCCGAAACCCGTTATGCGCGAGCCGAAGAAATAAAAGGCTATGCCGTTGCGATTATCAACACCATCAAGGAACTGCTGCCGCTGAACCCGCTTTACGGCGAGGAGCTGCAGGTGTTCCTGCAGCACTTTAATCCCAACGAGCCCTCGCAGCTCGCCGATTTTGCCGCAGCAATGACCACTGCCAGCCGCAAGGAACTGCAGGAAGTTCTGGAAACAGTGCGTATCCTGCCGCGGCTCGAGCGGGTCTTGAGCCTGATGAACAAAGAGCTTGAAGTCGCACGCTCACAGATGGCCATACGCAAGCAGGTCGAGGAAGAACTGCAGGGCCGCCAGCGCGAAATGTTCCTGCGTGAGCAACTGAAGGCAATCCAGAAAGAGCTGGGCATCTCAAAGGATGACCGCACCGCCGAGCTGGACGAGTTCCGCGAGCGCATCGCGGCGCGCGAGTTTCCCGAGCATGCAAAAACGCGCCTCGACGAGGAGATGAAAAAACTCGGCATGCTCGAAACCGGTTCGCCCGAGTACGCCGTAACCCGCAACTACCTCGACTGGCTCACCTCGCTGCCGTGGGGTGTGTACACCGACGATCAGTTCGATCTGGCCCGGGCCCGCAAGGTGCTCGACCGCGACCACGAGGCGCTGGACGACGTAAAACAGCGCATCATCGAGTTTCTCGGTGTCGGCATCATGCGTGGCGAAATCGCCGGCTCGATCCTGCTGCTGGTGGGCCCGCCCGGCGTCGGCAAGACATCGCTGGGACGGTCCATTGCCGAGGCGCTGGGACGGGACTTCTACCGTTTCTCTGTCGGCGGCATGCGCGACGAAGCCGAGATCAAGGGCCACCGTCGCACCTACATCGGCGCCATGCCGGGCAAGTTCATCCAGGGCATCAAGGAAACCGGTTCGGCCAACCCGGTGATCATGCTCGATGAAATAGACAAGATCGGCGCGTCGTATCGTGGTGACCCGGCGTCCGCGCTGCTTGAGGTACTGGACCCGGAGCAAAACGATTCATTTCTGGATCACTATCTCGACGTGCGCTTCGATCTTTCCAAAGTGCTGTTTATCTGTACCGCAAACCAGCTCGACACGATTCCCGGCCCGCTGCTGGACCGCATGGAGACAATTCGCCTGTCCGGCTACCTGACCACTGAAAAACTTGCCATCGCCAGCCGCCACCTGCTGCCGCGTCAGCTGCAACGGGCCGGCATCGACAAGAGCAAGCTGCGTATCGACCGCGCTGCCGTGCGATTGTTGATCGAGGGTTATGCGCGCGAGGCCGGCGTGCGCAAGCTGGAAAAACAGCTGGGCACCATCGTGCGCAAGGCGGTGATCAAACTGCTGGAAAAGACAAAACCACCGATACGGGTACGCAAGGCTGATGTTTTGGAATACCTCGGCCGGCCGGTGTTTCGCGAAAGCAAACGCATGAGCGGCGTTGGCGTGGTTACCGGGCTGGCATGGACGCCGCTTGGCGGCGATACGCTGGCGATCGAGGCGACACGTATTCACGAGTTCAGCCGTGGTTTCAAGCTGACCGGCCAGCTTGGCGATGTGATGCGCGAATCCGCCGAGATTGCCTACAGCTATTCAATTTCACACGCGGAACGATTCGATATCGACCACGATTTTTTCGAAAAGGCCTACATCCACCTGCATGTTCCGGCCGGCGCGACCCCGAAGGATGGCCCCAGTGCGGGCATCACCATGACCACCGCATTACTTTCACTGGCATCGCGCCGGCGTATTCCCGCGGCACTGGCGATGACCGGCGAGATGACACTGACGGGTAAGGTACTGGCGGTCGGCGGTATACGCGAAAAAGTCGTTGCCGCCCGCCGCGCAAAAATAAAGCGCATCATCATGCCGGAAGCCAACGAGGGCGACTTCGAAGAGCTGCCGGACTACGTCCGGCGTGGCATCACCGCTCACTTCGTCGCTGATTTCACCCAGGTCGGCGAAATCATCTTCCCCGGCTAG
- a CDS encoding Mut7-C ubiquitin/RNAse domain-containing protein produces MTDPHAPKTRRAEFRFYEELNDFLPADKQRLSFVHEFSGTPAVKDAIEALGVPHTEVDLILVGDIPVEFSHRLEGGERVAVFPVFERLDISPATRLRPRPLRQLRFVLDVHLGKLARLLRLAGFDSVYRNDLDDLEIIEIAGRDKRTILTRDKGILKHARVTHGYWVRDTDPPEQLREIVDTFDLRRSLRPFSRCMECNGALRVADDGDIIDRVPFSVLVAFDEFWQCESCQQVYWKGSHYRQLELLLDQI; encoded by the coding sequence ATGACTGACCCGCACGCCCCGAAAACACGACGCGCCGAATTCCGATTCTACGAGGAACTGAACGACTTTTTGCCTGCAGACAAACAGCGGCTCTCATTCGTCCATGAGTTCAGCGGCACACCGGCGGTCAAGGACGCTATCGAGGCGCTGGGCGTGCCGCACACCGAAGTCGACCTGATATTGGTAGGCGATATCCCGGTCGAGTTTTCTCACCGGCTGGAAGGCGGTGAGCGTGTTGCCGTCTTTCCGGTATTCGAACGCCTCGATATCTCTCCCGCCACGCGGCTGCGGCCGCGACCACTGCGCCAACTGCGCTTTGTGCTGGATGTGCACCTCGGCAAGCTGGCGCGGCTGCTGCGGCTGGCCGGATTCGACAGCGTCTACCGCAATGACCTGGATGACCTGGAGATCATCGAAATCGCCGGTCGCGACAAACGCACGATACTGACGCGCGACAAGGGAATACTGAAGCATGCCCGGGTGACGCATGGCTACTGGGTGCGCGATACGGACCCGCCGGAGCAGCTGCGCGAAATCGTCGACACCTTTGACCTGCGCCGCAGCCTGCGGCCGTTCTCGCGCTGCATGGAATGCAATGGCGCCCTGCGTGTTGCCGATGACGGCGACATTATCGATCGCGTTCCCTTTTCGGTGCTCGTTGCCTTCGACGAATTCTGGCAGTGCGAAAGCTGCCAGCAGGTTTACTGGAAAGGCTCGCACTACCGGCAGCTGGAATTGCTGCTGGATCAAATCTGA
- a CDS encoding DUF465 domain-containing protein, whose amino-acid sequence MYGQNHDIYHEFPEHTEQIDKLKTADLDFARLVENYTRINREVIRIEQCVEPRDHFYLEELKKKRLVHKDRLYAFLRS is encoded by the coding sequence ATGTATGGTCAGAATCACGACATCTACCACGAATTCCCGGAACACACCGAACAAATTGACAAGCTGAAGACAGCAGACCTCGACTTTGCGCGATTGGTCGAAAACTACACACGAATAAACAGAGAAGTCATCCGCATCGAGCAGTGTGTCGAACCGCGCGATCATTTTTATCTCGAAGAACTGAAAAAGAAGCGCCTGGTGCACAAAGACAGGCTGTATGCGTTTTTGCGAAGCTGA